CGATGCAGGCAAGGTTCGCGCAACTGCCCATGTACACTTTCAGGTAGGTGTCATCGTCCATGTTGTTGTTGAGCGGATGACAGCTCGTGACGATCACCGTTCCTGTGAAGTTCGGTGTGTAGCTGTACCAGTCACCGTCCTGGCCGCCTCCGCAACCATTGCCTCCGTAGCCCGATGTTGGGCCATTGGCCAGATGCAGTCCGTTGCCGACGATGAGTGCCGTCGTGCATGTATCGCCCTGGGCCAGGCCGCGGAATGGGATTGCTCCGATGATCAGGAGCGAGAAGAGCTTCAAGGTGCAGCGAAGGCTCATGTGACGGGTGGTTTGGTGAGCCAAGGTATGCGGATGCAGCATTGCCGCTACGGCCTTCGCTCGAAGAAGACGAACCCGTTCCTGCGGAGAACCTCGCTGAAGGTCCCCAACTGTTCAACCTCCTCGGCATGCGTCAGTTTGCACGCCAGGTAGACAGGCCTGTCTATCGGTCCGCGCCAGAGCGTGGCTTCATCGGGCTGCGCCTCCATCACCCTTCCATAGAACTCGGGCACGTAGCTCTTGTAGCCCTTGGTGAGCAGCCAGCAGCGCTCATCGGCCTTGCTCTCGAAGAACTCCACTGCCGCCCGCTGCGAATAACCTTCGATGTTCTTGATGAAGAAGAACAAGGCAGAGGCAACGAACAGCGCGCCACCGCCGAAGACCACGAGCATGCTCGCGCGGTACTGGTGCCTGCTATGCAATAGATGACCGGCGATGAGCGCGCCGAGCAGCATGAGCCCTGCCAATGATTCGATGCCCGTCCAGTTCACATCGGCTTCGAGGTTCGCCAGCGCGAAAGGATCCTGCGCGAAGAGCGGCTTGATCGCATCGATGCTCATTCCCGCGAAGGGCACCGCGATCACCACCAGCGCGATGAGCGCACCCAAAGCGCCCAGGGCGAATCGGCTCCATCCGAAGCCTTCATCCTTCTTCCAGATGCGCTCGAGTTGCAATGCAGCGAGGTAGGTGAGCGGGAAGTAGCACAGGCTGCTGTAGTGCACGATCTTGGTCTTCACGATGCTGAAGAGGATGAGCACTACCCAGAATAGGATCACCATCCATCGGCGGTGGTCGCTCTCATGCGCATCGGTGGTGCGCGTGGGCTTCAGCAGCTCCTGGAGCGCGAACACCGATGCCGGGAAGCAGCCGATGAGCAGCACAACGAAGTGATAGCCGAAGAAGCCGCCGTGGCCGGCATCTTCGGTGGTGAGCATGGCCACCTGCCGCCAGAAGAAGGCGATCATGAAAACCGGTCCGTTGCGCGCGAGGTCGATCAGTGCCCAAGCGGATACCGTCAGCAAGGTGGCGAGTGCGATGAGGCCGGTCCTGCGGAGGCTCAGCACGAAGCGGAAGCGCTTCCCGGCCCAATACAAGAGCATCACGAGCGCGGGTACCAGCACGCCCACAGGGCCTTTGGTGAGCACCGCAAGGCCGAGGAAGAGGCCCGCGATCCAGGCGTAACGGTCGCTGCGAGCATTGATGGCGCGCGGGTCGCGTTTGGGGTCCAGGGCCACCAACGTGATGATGGCGTGCAGCCCGAGGAAGATGAAGAGGTTGAACCAAGGGTCGATGATGCCGCTGCGGAAGTAGAGGTGCGGAAGGATGGAGCCGATGTACGCGAGCGCCCACCACATGCCGAAGATCCGGCCGCGCAGTTGCTCGCCGATTCGGTAGAGCATCCATAGCGTGACGATGCCGCAGATGGCGTTGGGGAAGCGCGCCGCGAATTCGCCCACGCCGAAGGCCTTCATCCCGAGCGCCTGCATCCAGATGAAGAGTGGCGGCTTCTCGTGGAAGGCCTCGAAATGCATCTGAGGGCGCAGCCAATCGCCGCTCACCACCATTTCGCGCGCGATCTCCGCGAAGTTGACCTCGTCCCAATCGAAGAGATGGACGGAGCCCAGGCCGGGGATGAACAGCAGCGCTGCGATCGCGATGATCAGCAGCTGCAAGCGGCCATGTGAAGGCATGGCGCCGAAGGTAGGATCGCGGCGATCAGGCAGTGGCCTTGCGATCGCCCAGCAGCTTCCAGCCCATGATGCCGGTGCGCGCCAGGAAATAGCGCCAGCTCACGTTCAGCACGCCGAAGCCGTAGGTCATGCTTCGGCTGAAATTGATGGAGCTGGCCTCGTCGAAGTACTTGGTGGGGCAGGTGATCTCGGCCACATCGAAGCCGTGCCAGAAGATCTGGCCGATCATCTGGTTGTCGAACACGAAGTCATCGCTGCAGAGATGGTAAGGGCAGGCATCGAGCAC
The DNA window shown above is from Flavobacteriales bacterium and carries:
- a CDS encoding glycosyltransferase family 39 protein codes for the protein MPSHGRLQLLIIAIAALLFIPGLGSVHLFDWDEVNFAEIAREMVVSGDWLRPQMHFEAFHEKPPLFIWMQALGMKAFGVGEFAARFPNAICGIVTLWMLYRIGEQLRGRIFGMWWALAYIGSILPHLYFRSGIIDPWFNLFIFLGLHAIITLVALDPKRDPRAINARSDRYAWIAGLFLGLAVLTKGPVGVLVPALVMLLYWAGKRFRFVLSLRRTGLIALATLLTVSAWALIDLARNGPVFMIAFFWRQVAMLTTEDAGHGGFFGYHFVVLLIGCFPASVFALQELLKPTRTTDAHESDHRRWMVILFWVVLILFSIVKTKIVHYSSLCYFPLTYLAALQLERIWKKDEGFGWSRFALGALGALIALVVIAVPFAGMSIDAIKPLFAQDPFALANLEADVNWTGIESLAGLMLLGALIAGHLLHSRHQYRASMLVVFGGGALFVASALFFFIKNIEGYSQRAAVEFFESKADERCWLLTKGYKSYVPEFYGRVMEAQPDEATLWRGPIDRPVYLACKLTHAEEVEQLGTFSEVLRRNGFVFFERRP